One segment of Rubripirellula amarantea DNA contains the following:
- a CDS encoding PEP-CTERM sorting domain-containing protein — protein MSKLLRAIGSTILGCVITSSASGAVITDVSASTVAAINNWQFEPDGTTLSSTATGGLVTTGSYANPLTLAGIFTIDDSADTGAMFTADLILSGVDNNGANNIYAQSDGHIVFDVDQPVRQESLTLTVGNFQQISGLEPAVITFDGFSELVLVSYVPNATESATFNGIAMTSAATNAVSPLAPNGSTLLDTSPNGTAIFYFDGVRGQFTVATAVPEPSSFAMVGIGGLCVIWHRRRRNSAKSQVV, from the coding sequence ATGAGCAAGTTGTTAAGAGCTATTGGTTCGACAATCCTTGGGTGTGTTATCACCAGCAGCGCATCGGGTGCTGTGATTACTGACGTCTCGGCAAGCACGGTGGCAGCAATCAACAACTGGCAATTCGAACCTGATGGCACAACTTTGTCATCAACTGCAACAGGTGGCCTGGTAACGACGGGTAGTTATGCAAATCCGCTCACACTTGCTGGAATTTTTACCATCGACGACTCCGCCGACACGGGTGCGATGTTCACAGCCGACCTAATTCTCAGCGGTGTTGATAACAATGGTGCCAACAATATCTACGCACAGTCCGATGGTCACATCGTTTTCGATGTGGACCAACCGGTACGCCAAGAATCGTTAACCTTGACGGTTGGAAACTTCCAACAAATCTCTGGTTTGGAGCCGGCCGTTATTACTTTCGATGGTTTCAGCGAGCTTGTTCTTGTTTCGTACGTTCCAAACGCGACTGAGTCCGCCACATTTAACGGAATTGCAATGACTAGCGCCGCTACCAACGCGGTTTCTCCTCTAGCTCCCAATGGCTCCACGTTGCTCGACACGAGTCCTAATGGCACTGCCATCTTTTACTTCGATGGGGTTAGGGGGCAATTTACGGTTGCAACAGCAGTTCCCGAGCCATCATCGTTCGCAATGGTCGGTATTGGTGGTCTGTGCGTCATTTGGCATCGACGAAGACGCAATTCAGCTAAGTCGCAAGTAGTCTGA
- a CDS encoding DUF1559 domain-containing protein produces MYRKQRGFTLVELLVVIAIIGVLVGLLLPAVQAAREAARRMSCSNNFKQLGIAMHNYHAAFKELPMQGVGTAGSTPTWWWDPTTDSNNWRLSALVGLTPFMEQQGLWEEISGPKQNLVPPMTPAFWPPMGPSPDNIDYDPWTIEIPMLRCPSDPGTGLPSLGRTNYGMNVGDSMYRSINGDRRIVTTSSAPSWPPLPHEANVLESRAADRGVFKLHQSTKFRDVTDGLSNTIAMGEMATDIGDRDNRTILVNTGNVLEDHRDNPNYCYDDPTLIDIERPSFWSSTAAVNGSTDGRGYRWADGVPFMTAIHTILPPNSAVCGPNNARNTANCTVSSRHQGGAHILMGDGAVVFISDSIDSGNRNNPMVWRGGTAIDKNMPGSKSPYGVWGALGTSASGEVIEEQLNQ; encoded by the coding sequence ATGTACCGTAAACAACGTGGTTTTACGTTAGTTGAGTTATTGGTGGTGATCGCCATCATCGGAGTACTGGTAGGCTTGCTCCTACCAGCGGTCCAAGCTGCTCGCGAAGCTGCACGACGTATGAGTTGCAGCAACAACTTCAAGCAGCTTGGAATTGCAATGCACAATTACCACGCGGCATTTAAAGAACTTCCTATGCAAGGTGTAGGAACGGCCGGTTCCACGCCAACATGGTGGTGGGACCCAACCACTGACTCGAACAACTGGCGTTTGAGTGCATTAGTTGGACTAACTCCGTTCATGGAACAGCAAGGACTATGGGAAGAAATCTCTGGACCTAAGCAAAACTTGGTTCCCCCCATGACCCCTGCCTTCTGGCCTCCGATGGGTCCGTCACCTGACAACATTGACTACGATCCCTGGACGATTGAGATCCCCATGCTTCGTTGTCCATCGGACCCGGGCACCGGACTACCTTCGCTAGGTCGAACCAACTACGGAATGAACGTTGGCGACAGCATGTATCGGTCTATCAATGGTGACCGGCGTATTGTCACAACCTCAAGTGCACCGTCTTGGCCACCGTTGCCTCACGAGGCCAATGTGCTGGAATCCCGTGCAGCCGACCGTGGTGTTTTCAAGTTACACCAATCGACCAAATTCAGAGACGTAACCGACGGACTGTCCAATACGATCGCAATGGGAGAAATGGCGACCGATATTGGCGACCGTGACAACCGGACGATTCTCGTCAACACTGGTAACGTCTTGGAAGACCATCGCGATAACCCCAACTACTGCTACGACGATCCAACTTTGATTGACATCGAACGACCGAGCTTTTGGTCCTCGACAGCCGCAGTGAATGGATCTACCGATGGCCGCGGGTATCGCTGGGCTGATGGAGTACCCTTCATGACCGCGATCCACACGATATTGCCGCCTAACAGCGCGGTTTGCGGGCCTAACAATGCCAGAAACACAGCGAACTGTACCGTATCGAGTCGGCACCAAGGTGGAGCCCACATCTTGATGGGAGATGGCGCCGTTGTTTTCATCAGCGATTCCATTGACTCGGGCAATCGAAACAATCCGATGGTGTGGCGAGGAGGAACTGCAATAGACAAGAACATGCCGGGCTCGAAGAGTCCGTATGGTGTCTGGGGTGCTCTTGGAACCAGCGCATCGGGTGAAGTGATTGAAGAGCAACTTAATCAGTAG